A stretch of the Polaribacter pacificus genome encodes the following:
- the metK gene encoding methionine adenosyltransferase, with protein MSYFFTSESVSEGHPDKVADQISDALIDHFLAFDPASKVACETLVTTGQVVLAGEVKSNTYLDVQKIARDVINKIGYTKSEYMFDGNSCGVFSAIHEQSDDINRGVDKANKEEQGAGDQGMMFGYATNETENLMPLALDLSHLILKELAVLRRENKEIEYLRPDAKSQVTIEYSDNNVPQRIEAIVVSTQHDDFDEETAMLAKIRKDIIEILIPRVKAQLSPEIQTLFTDDIKYHINPTGKFVIGGPHGDTGLTGRKIIVDTYGGKGAHGGGAFSGKDPSKVDRSAAYATRHIAKNLVAAGVADEILVQVSYAIGVAEPMGVFVDTYGTCPFNMTDGEIAAKVSTLFDMRPAAIEDRLKLRNPIYSETAAYGHMGRQNEVVTKTFEQPNGDPITMDVELFTWEKLDYVDKVKEAFGL; from the coding sequence ATGTCTTATTTTTTTACGTCCGAATCTGTTTCAGAAGGACACCCAGACAAAGTTGCAGATCAGATTTCTGATGCATTAATTGATCATTTTTTAGCCTTTGACCCAGCGTCAAAAGTAGCTTGTGAAACACTTGTTACCACAGGACAGGTTGTGCTTGCCGGCGAGGTAAAATCAAACACCTACTTAGATGTTCAAAAAATTGCAAGAGATGTGATCAATAAAATTGGTTACACAAAAAGTGAATACATGTTTGATGGAAATTCATGTGGTGTTTTCTCTGCTATTCACGAGCAATCTGATGATATCAATCGCGGTGTAGACAAAGCTAATAAAGAAGAGCAAGGTGCAGGAGATCAAGGAATGATGTTTGGTTACGCAACCAATGAAACTGAAAACTTAATGCCGTTGGCTTTAGATTTATCGCATCTTATTTTAAAGGAATTAGCTGTTTTACGAAGAGAAAACAAAGAAATAGAATACCTAAGACCTGATGCAAAAAGCCAGGTGACAATTGAATATTCTGATAACAATGTTCCTCAAAGAATCGAAGCGATTGTGGTTTCTACTCAGCACGATGACTTTGATGAAGAAACAGCAATGTTGGCAAAAATCAGAAAAGATATTATTGAAATATTGATTCCTAGAGTTAAAGCTCAATTAAGCCCAGAGATTCAAACCTTATTTACAGATGACATTAAATATCACATCAATCCAACAGGTAAATTTGTGATTGGCGGACCTCATGGAGATACGGGCTTAACAGGAAGAAAAATCATCGTAGATACATACGGAGGAAAAGGAGCCCATGGTGGTGGTGCTTTTTCTGGAAAAGATCCAAGTAAGGTAGATAGAAGTGCTGCTTATGCAACACGTCATATTGCAAAAAATCTTGTTGCAGCGGGTGTTGCTGATGAAATTTTAGTACAGGTTTCTTATGCAATTGGAGTTGCAGAGCCGATGGGTGTTTTTGTAGACACTTACGGAACCTGCCCTTTTAATATGACTGACGGTGAAATTGCTGCCAAAGTAAGTACACTTTTTGATATGAGACCAGCGGCAATTGAAGACAGGTTAAAACTACGTAACCCAATCTATAGCGAAACAGCTGCTTATGGACATATGGGTCGTCAAAACGAGGTAGTAACCAAAACCTTTGAACAACCAAATGGAGATCCTATAACTATGGATGTAGAGTTGTTTACTTGGGAGAAATTAGATTATGTAGACAAAGTAAAAGAGGCTTTTGGCTTGTAA
- a CDS encoding DUF3124 domain-containing protein yields the protein MKKFFYFFLAIPLIFACQETPEISSINPVNWDKRIATINPETSMSAGKTYLSVYSQIYSQTEHKTHNLTAMVSLRNTSISDTIYILKADYFDTKGKRIRSYFNKPIYLSPLETVEIIIDELDISGGTGANFIFEWKTPIASPEPIFEGIMSSTMGQQGLSFTTIGKRID from the coding sequence ATGAAAAAATTTTTTTACTTTTTTTTAGCTATACCACTAATTTTTGCCTGTCAAGAAACTCCAGAAATTAGCTCTATTAATCCTGTAAACTGGGACAAAAGAATAGCTACAATTAATCCAGAGACTAGCATGTCAGCCGGAAAAACCTACCTCTCTGTTTACTCTCAAATTTACAGTCAAACAGAACACAAGACCCATAATTTGACAGCTATGGTTAGCTTGAGAAATACGAGTATCTCTGACACCATATATATTTTAAAGGCCGATTATTTTGACACCAAAGGAAAACGCATCCGAAGTTATTTTAATAAACCTATTTATTTAAGTCCTTTAGAAACCGTAGAAATTATTATAGATGAGTTGGACATCAGTGGTGGAACTGGAGCTAATTTTATCTTTGAATGGAAAACACCAATAGCTAGTCCTGAACCAATTTTTGAAGGAATCATGAGCTCAACAATGGGACAACAGGGCTTATCTTTTACAACGATTGGAAAAAGAATAGACTAA
- a CDS encoding sigma-70 family RNA polymerase sigma factor, translating into MRQLKITKQVTNRETASLDKYLQEIGKVDLITADEEVELAQRIKAGDQIALEKLTKANLRFVVSVAKQYQNQGLTLPDLINEGNLGLIKAAKRFDETRGFKFISYAVWWIRQSILQALAEQSRIVRLPLNKIGSINKINKMYAFLEQENERPPSAEEIAKKLDMTVNDVKESMKNSGRHVSMDAPLIEGEDSNLYDVLNSGESPNPDKALLHESLRVEISRALETLTPREADVVKLYFGLGEHQPMTLEEIGETFDLTRERVRQIKEKAIRRLKHTSRSKILMTYLG; encoded by the coding sequence ATGAGACAACTTAAAATTACCAAGCAGGTTACCAATAGAGAAACCGCATCATTAGACAAATATTTACAAGAGATAGGAAAGGTTGATTTAATTACAGCCGATGAAGAAGTAGAATTAGCTCAGCGAATTAAAGCTGGTGATCAAATTGCTCTTGAAAAATTAACCAAAGCAAATTTGCGTTTCGTAGTCTCAGTTGCAAAACAATATCAAAACCAAGGATTAACCCTACCTGATTTAATTAATGAAGGAAATTTAGGATTGATCAAAGCAGCAAAGCGTTTTGATGAAACTCGTGGTTTTAAATTTATTTCTTATGCTGTTTGGTGGATTCGTCAATCTATTTTACAAGCATTAGCAGAACAATCAAGAATTGTTCGTTTGCCTTTAAATAAAATTGGGTCTATCAATAAGATTAATAAGATGTACGCTTTCTTAGAACAAGAAAATGAACGTCCTCCTAGTGCAGAAGAAATTGCTAAGAAATTAGACATGACTGTAAATGACGTAAAAGAGTCTATGAAGAACTCGGGACGTCATGTATCTATGGATGCACCTTTAATTGAAGGAGAAGATTCTAACCTATACGACGTTTTAAACTCTGGTGAATCACCAAACCCTGACAAGGCTTTATTACATGAATCTTTACGCGTTGAAATCTCTAGAGCTCTAGAAACTTTAACTCCACGTGAAGCAGATGTAGTAAAACTATACTTTGGTTTAGGAGAGCACCAACCAATGACTCTAGAAGAAATTGGTGAAACTTTTGATTTGACTCGCGAGCGTGTTCGTCAAATTAAAGAGAAAGCTATTAGAAGATTAAAACACACTTCTAGAAGTAAAATATTAATGACTTATTTAGGATAA
- a CDS encoding O-acetylhomoserine aminocarboxypropyltransferase/cysteine synthase family protein yields MSTQNFATNALHAGHDVAQTSGTRAVPIYQSTSYVFNDSNHAANLFSLKELGFIYTRLNNPTNQVLQDRLAALEGGIGAVVFASGAAAISTGLLTLLKAGDHIVASSSLYGGTYNLLKVTLPRLGITTTFVDATEPENFGAAVQENTRAIFVESLGNPKLDVLDLKAISQEAKKAKIPFIVDNTVASPALLNPIKHGADIVIHSLTKYIGGHGNSLGGAIIDAGTFDWSSGKFPEFTEPSAGYHGLVYHQVLGAAAFTFKLILEGLRDFGGALSPTNAFHIIQGLETLELRIKKHSENALALAQWLEHQKEVAWVNYPGLSSSPYKSLADMYLPKGQSGLVTFGVKGGFEAAKTIADSTQLFSLLANIGDTKSLIIHPASTTHQQLNNEEQLSAGVSEDLIRLSVGIEDLEDLKKDLQEAFAKINHQVLA; encoded by the coding sequence ATGAGTACACAAAATTTTGCAACCAATGCGTTGCACGCAGGACACGATGTTGCACAAACATCAGGCACCAGAGCAGTCCCAATTTACCAATCAACCTCGTATGTGTTTAACGATTCAAACCATGCTGCAAATCTTTTTTCATTAAAGGAGTTGGGTTTTATTTATACCCGATTAAACAATCCTACAAATCAAGTTTTACAAGATCGTTTAGCGGCTTTAGAAGGCGGAATTGGTGCGGTGGTATTTGCTTCAGGCGCCGCTGCTATTTCTACGGGTTTACTAACCTTGTTAAAAGCAGGAGATCATATTGTGGCTTCTAGCAGTTTGTATGGAGGGACTTATAATTTGTTAAAGGTCACCTTACCAAGATTGGGCATTACAACCACTTTTGTGGATGCTACAGAGCCAGAAAATTTTGGGGCAGCGGTTCAAGAAAACACCAGAGCTATTTTTGTGGAGTCTTTAGGGAATCCAAAATTAGATGTGTTGGATTTGAAAGCAATTTCTCAAGAAGCCAAAAAGGCTAAAATCCCATTTATTGTAGATAATACTGTAGCGAGTCCAGCCTTGTTAAACCCAATAAAACACGGTGCGGATATAGTTATTCACTCGTTGACAAAATACATTGGAGGGCATGGAAATTCTTTAGGAGGCGCAATTATTGATGCAGGAACCTTTGATTGGTCTAGCGGAAAATTCCCAGAGTTTACAGAACCTTCTGCAGGTTACCACGGTTTGGTATATCACCAAGTTTTAGGTGCCGCGGCTTTTACTTTTAAATTAATTTTAGAGGGCCTCCGTGATTTTGGAGGGGCATTAAGTCCTACGAATGCTTTTCATATTATTCAGGGCTTAGAAACTTTAGAATTGAGAATTAAAAAACACAGCGAGAACGCATTGGCTTTGGCGCAATGGCTAGAACATCAAAAAGAAGTTGCCTGGGTTAATTATCCAGGATTGTCCAGCAGTCCCTATAAATCATTGGCTGATATGTATCTCCCAAAAGGTCAAAGTGGCTTGGTTACTTTTGGCGTCAAAGGAGGTTTTGAAGCTGCAAAAACCATTGCTGATTCTACTCAGTTATTTTCTCTGTTGGCAAATATTGGAGACACAAAATCACTCATCATTCATCCAGCGAGTACCACACATCAGCAATTAAACAACGAGGAGCAACTTAGTGCAGGAGTCTCTGAAGATTTAATCAGGTTGTCTGTTGGTATAGAGGATCTTGAAGATCTAAAAAAAGATTTGCAAGAGGCATTTGCTAAGATTAATCATCAGGTTCTTGCCTAA
- a CDS encoding CBS domain-containing protein yields the protein MKKRELVTKIMSNNLITVNLSNNLVEAEKLFKEYSIRHIPVVNGAKIIGMLSLTDLLRISYVDSYGAGESEVDSTVYSVLTIGQVMVKDIVSVSVTHTIKEVAEILAKNEFHALPVLDQDKLVGIVTTTDLLQYLLDQY from the coding sequence ATGAAAAAAAGAGAATTAGTAACTAAGATCATGTCTAATAATTTAATCACTGTAAATTTATCAAACAATTTAGTCGAAGCAGAAAAACTATTTAAAGAGTATAGTATCCGTCATATTCCGGTTGTAAATGGAGCTAAAATTATAGGAATGTTAAGTCTCACAGATTTGTTGCGAATTAGCTATGTTGATTCTTATGGAGCTGGAGAGAGTGAGGTTGATAGTACTGTGTATAGTGTCTTAACAATAGGGCAGGTAATGGTAAAAGATATCGTATCGGTTTCTGTAACTCATACCATTAAAGAAGTTGCTGAGATTTTAGCTAAAAATGAATTCCACGCCTTGCCAGTTTTGGATCAAGATAAATTAGTAGGAATCGTAACAACCACAGATTTGTTACAATATCTATTAGATCAATATTAA
- a CDS encoding alpha/beta fold hydrolase, producing MKPALSHIQLLNFSTEKGNQIDSISLSYELFGPALGTAPVVLVNHALTGNSTVCGAAGWWSDLIGPQKVIDTHKYSILAFNIPGNGYDGQQIENYKDWQCKDVARLFLEGLKALNIKQLFAVIGGSLGGGIAWEMAVLAPNLTQHLIPVASDWKATDWLIANCLIQEKLLLNSSQPVHDARMHAMLCYRTPASFKARFKRTTNEALKIFNVESWLLHHGKKLQERFQVSSYLLMNQLLKSIAVDQNTENVRALLKSIKAQIHLVAVDSDLFFTAEENRETYMLLGSEKASYHEIKSIHGHDAFLIEYKQLQKILTPIFN from the coding sequence ATGAAACCAGCTTTATCTCATATTCAGTTACTTAATTTTTCTACCGAAAAAGGGAATCAAATAGACAGTATATCCCTTAGCTATGAATTGTTTGGGCCCGCATTAGGAACAGCACCTGTTGTGCTAGTCAATCATGCGCTCACAGGGAACAGTACTGTTTGCGGAGCTGCAGGTTGGTGGAGTGATTTAATTGGTCCCCAAAAAGTAATAGACACCCATAAGTATAGCATTTTGGCATTTAATATTCCCGGAAATGGATATGATGGGCAGCAAATAGAAAATTATAAAGATTGGCAATGCAAAGATGTGGCACGTTTGTTTTTAGAGGGTTTAAAAGCCTTAAATATAAAGCAATTATTTGCCGTCATTGGCGGGTCTTTAGGTGGTGGAATCGCTTGGGAGATGGCAGTTCTTGCACCCAATTTAACGCAGCATTTGATTCCTGTAGCCTCTGATTGGAAAGCCACTGATTGGTTGATTGCCAACTGTTTGATTCAGGAAAAGCTGTTATTAAACTCAAGTCAACCAGTTCATGATGCACGCATGCACGCCATGCTGTGTTATAGAACTCCAGCATCTTTTAAAGCGCGTTTTAAACGGACAACTAATGAGGCACTTAAAATATTTAACGTAGAAAGCTGGTTGTTGCATCACGGCAAAAAACTACAAGAACGATTTCAGGTGTCATCCTATCTTTTAATGAATCAATTGCTAAAAAGTATTGCGGTTGATCAAAATACAGAAAATGTAAGGGCGTTGCTAAAAAGTATTAAGGCACAAATTCATCTGGTTGCAGTAGATTCTGATTTGTTTTTTACAGCAGAAGAAAATAGAGAAACCTATATGCTTTTAGGATCAGAAAAAGCGAGTTATCACGAGATCAAATCGATCCATGGGCATGATGCCTTTTTAATAGAGTATAAACAATTACAAAAAATTCTCACACCTATTTTTAATTAG
- the thrA gene encoding bifunctional aspartate kinase/homoserine dehydrogenase I, which yields MKVIKFGGISLSNGIGIDNAIAIIKKKIKKGEQIVVVASARGNTTDQLEQLLEKAARGSAYKTALENFKEEQQQPTQNADLSVEFLRLENLLEAVFLLKDCSQKIKDEVLAQGELLAVKMLTSLLESSGITAQAIDARQLLVTDENFGNASPIEALSKEKVLACFNKIDKNVVPVVTGFIAANIKNETTTLGRNGSNYTASLLANYLAAEELQNYTHVNGIYTANPDLVKDAKKIAQLSFAEANEMANFGATILHAKTITPLLEKNINLRILNSFNLEDQGTLITSESNQKGIKSIAVLNQVALINFEGRGLLGKVGVDARIFKALSDQQISVSIISQGSSERGIGLVVDAEKATEAVLALEAAFEMDFYTKDVHRISVIDDVAVVSIIGQDLNNFHHPFNALIKNQIVPLLFNNTITGKNVSLVIKKADLHKAVNVIHGQVFGVAKKVNIAVFGKGLVGGTLINQILENAKAVLDRRKIELKIFAIANSKQVLVNQDGVSKDWAHQLENQETTKLGVETIIQFAKTHHLENLIAVDNTASADFVSNYLPLVSAGFDLVSSNKIANTNSFSFYKTLREALKEHKKEYLYETNVGAGLPLIDTIKLLHESGENITRIRGVFSGSLSYLFNKFSSADIPFSTVLQEAIDLGYTEPDPREDLCGNDVARKLLILARELDLENEFEDIHIENLIPPAFRETSSAKFLSSLADLNAVFTAKKQAQKEDHVLRYIGDLSGDLFQNKGHLDVKLTSVPVSSPLGSLKGSDAIFEIYTESYGEQPIVIQGAGAGAKVTARGVFGDILRLAKNNN from the coding sequence ATGAAAGTTATAAAATTTGGAGGCATTTCTTTGTCAAATGGTATTGGCATAGACAATGCAATCGCCATCATCAAAAAGAAGATAAAAAAAGGAGAGCAAATTGTTGTGGTCGCATCAGCTAGAGGAAACACCACAGATCAATTAGAACAGCTCTTAGAAAAAGCGGCAAGAGGATCTGCCTATAAAACAGCATTAGAAAATTTTAAAGAAGAACAGCAGCAACCAACCCAAAATGCTGATTTAAGTGTTGAGTTTTTGCGCTTAGAAAATTTATTAGAGGCGGTCTTTTTACTTAAAGATTGCAGCCAAAAAATTAAGGATGAGGTTTTGGCGCAAGGTGAGCTATTGGCTGTAAAAATGCTTACGTCTTTGTTAGAAAGTTCAGGGATCACTGCACAAGCCATCGATGCAAGACAATTGCTGGTGACAGATGAAAACTTTGGCAATGCCAGTCCAATTGAGGCACTGTCAAAAGAAAAAGTTTTGGCTTGTTTTAATAAAATTGACAAGAATGTAGTGCCCGTGGTTACTGGGTTTATTGCGGCTAATATTAAAAATGAAACCACCACCTTGGGCAGAAACGGAAGTAATTATACTGCTTCACTTTTGGCCAATTATTTGGCTGCCGAAGAACTGCAAAACTACACTCATGTAAATGGTATTTATACCGCAAACCCTGATTTGGTTAAGGATGCAAAAAAAATAGCGCAACTGTCTTTTGCCGAAGCCAATGAGATGGCCAATTTTGGTGCTACTATTTTGCATGCTAAAACCATTACGCCCCTTTTAGAAAAGAATATCAATTTGCGTATTTTAAATAGTTTTAATCTGGAGGATCAAGGCACTTTAATTACTTCAGAGTCCAATCAGAAAGGGATTAAATCAATAGCGGTTTTAAACCAGGTTGCCCTCATTAATTTTGAAGGAAGAGGTTTGTTGGGAAAGGTTGGGGTAGATGCTCGAATTTTTAAAGCTTTAAGTGATCAGCAGATTAGTGTAAGTATTATTTCTCAGGGTTCTTCTGAGCGTGGAATTGGTCTTGTTGTTGATGCGGAAAAAGCCACAGAGGCTGTTTTGGCCCTTGAGGCTGCTTTTGAAATGGATTTTTACACCAAAGATGTGCATCGAATTTCTGTGATTGATGATGTTGCAGTGGTTTCAATTATTGGACAAGATCTAAATAATTTTCACCATCCCTTTAATGCCTTGATAAAAAATCAGATTGTTCCGCTGCTGTTTAACAATACCATTACGGGTAAAAATGTGAGTTTGGTTATAAAAAAAGCAGACCTTCACAAGGCTGTAAATGTAATTCACGGTCAGGTTTTTGGGGTGGCTAAAAAGGTAAACATTGCTGTTTTTGGCAAGGGATTGGTTGGAGGAACTCTTATAAATCAAATTTTAGAAAATGCCAAAGCGGTCTTAGATCGACGAAAAATAGAACTGAAAATTTTTGCCATTGCAAATTCTAAGCAGGTTTTAGTCAATCAAGATGGGGTTTCTAAAGATTGGGCTCATCAGTTAGAAAATCAAGAGACCACAAAGCTAGGTGTAGAAACGATCATTCAATTTGCAAAGACACATCATTTAGAAAATTTAATTGCCGTAGACAATACTGCCTCTGCAGATTTTGTCTCAAATTACCTGCCTTTGGTAAGTGCTGGTTTTGACTTGGTGTCTTCTAATAAAATTGCCAATACCAACTCTTTTTCTTTTTATAAAACCTTGAGAGAGGCCTTAAAAGAACACAAAAAAGAGTATTTGTATGAAACCAATGTGGGAGCGGGCTTGCCCTTAATAGATACCATTAAATTACTGCATGAATCAGGAGAGAATATCACGCGAATACGAGGCGTTTTTTCTGGCTCATTAAGCTATCTGTTTAACAAGTTTTCATCAGCTGATATTCCTTTTTCTACCGTCTTACAAGAAGCCATTGATTTGGGCTATACAGAACCAGATCCAAGAGAAGATTTGTGCGGAAATGACGTGGCGAGAAAATTATTGATTTTAGCCAGAGAACTCGATCTGGAAAATGAGTTTGAAGATATCCATATTGAAAATTTAATCCCACCGGCTTTTAGAGAGACTTCTTCTGCTAAATTTTTAAGCTCTTTGGCTGATCTTAATGCTGTTTTTACGGCTAAAAAGCAGGCTCAAAAAGAGGATCATGTACTAAGATATATAGGAGATCTTTCTGGCGATTTGTTTCAGAACAAAGGTCATTTAGATGTTAAGCTAACCTCTGTTCCCGTAAGTTCTCCCTTGGGATCTTTAAAAGGTTCTGATGCTATTTTTGAAATTTACACAGAATCCTATGGAGAGCAACCTATTGTTATTCAGGGAGCAGGAGCTGGAGCAAAAGTAACTGCTAGGGGTGTTTTTGGAGATATTTTACGTTTGGCAAAAAACAATAATTAA
- the rpe gene encoding ribulose-phosphate 3-epimerase, which translates to MTTLIAPSILAADFANLQRDIEMVNKSEADWFHIDIMDGVFVPNISFGMPVLKAIAKHANKTIDVHLMIVDPDRYIKTFADLGANILTVHYEACTHLHRTIQAIKAAGMKAGVALNPHTPIAVLEDVIADLDLVCIMSVNPGFGGQSFIENTYKKVRQLKHLIEFSKSDCQIEIDGGVTNKNAAALTEAGADVLVAGSYVFGSEDPLATIADLKTM; encoded by the coding sequence ATGACAACTTTAATTGCTCCTTCAATACTAGCGGCAGATTTTGCCAACTTACAACGAGACATCGAAATGGTTAATAAAAGTGAAGCTGATTGGTTTCATATTGACATCATGGATGGTGTATTTGTACCAAACATTTCTTTTGGAATGCCTGTTTTAAAAGCCATTGCAAAACATGCCAATAAAACCATTGATGTACATTTAATGATTGTAGACCCTGATCGCTATATTAAAACCTTTGCCGATTTAGGAGCTAATATTTTAACGGTACACTACGAAGCTTGCACTCATTTACACAGAACTATACAAGCTATTAAAGCTGCAGGGATGAAAGCCGGAGTGGCCTTAAACCCACATACACCAATTGCTGTATTAGAAGATGTTATCGCTGATCTAGACTTGGTTTGTATTATGAGCGTAAACCCAGGATTTGGAGGACAGTCATTTATTGAAAATACTTACAAAAAGGTACGTCAATTAAAACATTTGATCGAGTTTTCAAAATCAGACTGTCAAATAGAAATAGACGGAGGAGTTACCAATAAAAACGCTGCTGCGTTAACAGAAGCTGGTGCTGATGTTTTGGTCGCTGGAAGTTATGTTTTTGGATCAGAAGATCCTTTGGCAACCATTGCTGATTTAAAAACGATGTAA
- a CDS encoding deoxynucleoside kinase, translating to MHVAIAGNIGAGKTTLTQLLAKHYHWKPHFESVDENPYLDDFYAEMERWSFNLQVYFLNSRFRQILELRESGNNIIQDRTIYEDAHIFAPNLHAMGLMTNRDFQNYSSLFELMENLVKPPDLLIYLRSSISNLVGQIHKRGRDYENSISIDYLSRLNERYEAWISTYTKGKLLIIDVDNLNFVENQEDLGYVIDRIDAQINGLF from the coding sequence ATGCATGTAGCTATTGCAGGAAATATTGGTGCCGGGAAAACCACACTTACTCAATTATTAGCCAAACACTATCATTGGAAACCTCATTTTGAATCAGTTGATGAAAATCCTTATTTGGACGATTTTTATGCCGAAATGGAACGCTGGTCATTTAATCTACAAGTTTATTTCTTAAACAGTAGATTTCGACAAATACTCGAATTAAGAGAAAGCGGAAACAATATAATTCAAGACAGAACCATCTATGAAGACGCTCATATATTTGCGCCCAATCTTCATGCCATGGGATTAATGACTAACAGAGATTTTCAAAATTACAGTTCGCTATTTGAACTGATGGAGAATTTAGTAAAACCACCAGATTTACTCATTTATTTAAGATCTAGCATTTCTAATTTGGTTGGACAGATTCATAAAAGAGGAAGAGATTATGAAAACTCTATCAGTATTGATTATTTAAGCAGGCTTAATGAACGTTATGAGGCTTGGATATCTACGTATACAAAAGGAAAATTATTAATTATCGACGTAGATAATCTGAATTTCGTAGAAAATCAAGAAGATTTAGGCTATGTTATTGATCGTATAGATGCACAAATAAACGGTTTATTTTAA
- a CDS encoding geranylgeranyl reductase family protein: protein MHSRLFVPVLGIKIIYLQKFFRMKIFDVAVIGSGPAGASAALKLAENGISTVLIEKETLPRYKTCGGGFVFRGRKNMPFDVSSVVEREFYKIDVYFDKAGIHLQPERDEPIVSMIMRDDFDNLIVQKAKEAGITLLEGHKLKDITFGETITLHTSQGDIQSKFVIAADGALSPTAKLTGWEDTRYLIPALEYEVEVSPEDFERLSKEVRFDFDAVPLGYGWSFPKKNHLSIGVASARRTKIDLKKYYREYLITLGITEVVNEEFHGFQIPVSPREDGFFRKNVLLVGDAAGFADPVTAEGISNAILTGVMAAESIIDAKLDSQKTEEIYNAKLNEVLIPELKTGVYLSKLFYENARVRHFLMKKYGVRFGEAMTDVFMGLRSYPADIKKSILDKLKGFVFK, encoded by the coding sequence TTGCATTCAAGGCTATTTGTTCCAGTTTTAGGTATAAAAATAATATATTTACAAAAATTTTTTAGAATGAAAATATTTGATGTAGCAGTAATTGGAAGTGGCCCCGCAGGAGCTTCTGCTGCTTTAAAGTTGGCGGAGAATGGTATTTCTACAGTGCTAATAGAAAAAGAAACATTGCCACGATATAAAACTTGTGGAGGAGGTTTTGTGTTTAGAGGACGTAAGAACATGCCTTTTGATGTGAGTTCTGTAGTTGAAAGAGAATTTTACAAGATTGATGTTTATTTTGATAAGGCAGGAATCCACTTACAACCAGAGAGAGATGAGCCTATTGTAAGCATGATTATGCGTGATGATTTTGATAACTTAATTGTACAGAAAGCAAAAGAAGCTGGAATTACGTTGTTAGAAGGTCACAAATTAAAAGACATTACGTTTGGTGAGACGATCACCTTACATACATCTCAAGGAGATATACAGTCAAAATTTGTCATAGCAGCTGATGGAGCTCTTAGTCCAACTGCAAAACTTACTGGTTGGGAAGATACTCGTTATTTGATTCCAGCTTTAGAATATGAAGTTGAAGTGTCGCCAGAAGATTTTGAAAGATTGTCTAAAGAAGTACGCTTTGATTTTGACGCAGTTCCATTGGGTTACGGTTGGAGTTTTCCAAAGAAAAACCACCTGTCTATTGGAGTAGCTTCTGCCAGAAGAACCAAAATTGATTTAAAGAAATATTACAGAGAATACTTAATTACCCTTGGGATTACTGAGGTTGTAAATGAAGAATTTCACGGTTTTCAAATACCTGTTTCACCTAGAGAAGATGGATTCTTTAGAAAAAATGTACTCTTAGTAGGAGATGCAGCAGGATTTGCAGACCCGGTAACGGCTGAAGGTATTTCTAATGCAATACTTACCGGAGTTATGGCTGCGGAATCTATTATAGATGCTAAATTGGACAGTCAAAAAACAGAAGAAATTTACAATGCCAAGCTTAATGAAGTTTTGATCCCTGAGTTAAAAACAGGTGTTTATTTGTCAAAATTGTTTTATGAAAATGCAAGAGTTAGACATTTTTTAATGAAAAAATACGGAGTTCGTTTTGGTGAAGCAATGACAGATGTGTTTATGGGCTTGCGCTCGTACCCAGCTGATATTAAGAAAAGCATATTAGACAAACTTAAAGGATTTGTGTTTAAATAG